Proteins from one Ornithobacterium rhinotracheale genomic window:
- a CDS encoding cation diffusion facilitator family transporter: MEHHHNHHHHHHHEFDPKQVNRAFIIGIVLNLAYLSIEFGFGFYVSSTSLISDAIHNLADVSTLFLSLIGFKLLAKKSVKNYTYGYRKSSILIALFNAILLLISMGAVILEAVQRLSKPEPLPGKTIAIIAGIGIFINAFTGWLFMKDQHKDINIKGAYLHLMSDALVSVAVLVGGIIMMYFGWFWVDPVLSIGIALIVIYGTWHLLRDSLRMSLDGIPPNVNLEKVEDKLNQFVEVNRVEHIHIWAISSIENAMTAHIFLNQDLSCECERELKEEMRHAMLHQNIHHCTFEIEHNEREE, from the coding sequence ATGGAACACCACCACAACCATCATCATCATCATCACCACGAATTTGACCCCAAACAAGTAAACCGAGCATTCATCATAGGGATTGTGCTTAATTTAGCCTATTTATCTATCGAATTTGGTTTCGGATTTTATGTAAGCTCCACCTCGCTCATCTCCGATGCGATTCACAATCTTGCCGATGTGAGTACGCTTTTTTTATCGCTTATTGGCTTTAAACTTTTAGCCAAAAAATCCGTTAAAAACTATACTTACGGCTATCGAAAATCTTCTATTTTAATTGCACTATTCAATGCGATTTTGCTTTTGATTTCTATGGGTGCCGTGATTTTAGAAGCAGTCCAAAGGTTGAGCAAACCAGAACCTCTTCCAGGCAAAACTATTGCGATAATTGCAGGAATTGGGATCTTCATCAATGCTTTTACGGGCTGGCTTTTTATGAAAGACCAACATAAGGACATCAATATCAAAGGGGCGTACTTACACCTAATGAGCGACGCACTTGTGAGCGTCGCAGTGCTTGTGGGCGGTATTATAATGATGTATTTTGGCTGGTTTTGGGTAGACCCTGTTTTAAGTATCGGCATCGCCCTTATCGTGATTTACGGCACTTGGCACTTGCTCCGCGATAGCCTTAGAATGAGCCTCGACGGCATTCCGCCTAATGTAAATCTAGAAAAAGTAGAAGATAAATTAAACCAATTTGTCGAAGTAAACCGAGTGGAACATATTCATATTTGGGCCATTAGCTCAATAGAAAATGCGATGACGGCGCATATTTTCCTCAATCAAGATTTAAGCTGTGAGTGCGAACGAGAACTTAAAGAGGAAATGCGACACGCCATGTTGCACCAAAACATTCACCATTGCACTTTTGAGATTGAACATAATGAAAGAGAGGAGTAA
- a CDS encoding TetR family transcriptional regulator C-terminal domain-containing protein yields MAKNTKKNSKKITHELLLDAYINYTLTEGKRPSSVYAFAKNIGIEESDFYGFSPSFDGLESDFFSILFQKTLQTLANTEDYDSFSPKEKLLSFYFTFFENLKANRSFAIFSLEPANPLKLRGALKDLKQLFTQYLNQIEVEKIDLKKENLNQIVERSVQEMGWAQFMGILRFWINDTSTDFEKTDLLIEKSTDVGLDLIDPKILNKWVDLGKFLWKEKPF; encoded by the coding sequence ATGGCTAAAAACACTAAAAAAAATTCAAAGAAAATTACGCACGAGCTGCTACTCGATGCATATATCAATTATACGCTCACCGAGGGAAAAAGACCAAGCTCGGTATATGCTTTTGCAAAAAACATAGGGATTGAAGAATCTGATTTTTATGGATTTTCGCCAAGTTTCGATGGCTTGGAATCTGATTTTTTCAGTATTTTATTTCAAAAAACACTACAAACATTGGCTAACACCGAGGATTACGATTCTTTTTCGCCTAAAGAAAAATTACTCAGCTTTTACTTTACTTTTTTTGAAAACTTAAAAGCAAATCGGAGTTTTGCAATCTTTTCACTTGAGCCTGCCAATCCTTTAAAGTTAAGAGGGGCTCTAAAAGATTTAAAACAACTTTTCACACAATATTTAAATCAAATTGAGGTTGAAAAAATTGATTTAAAAAAGGAAAATCTAAATCAAATAGTAGAACGCTCTGTGCAAGAAATGGGCTGGGCGCAATTTATGGGAATTCTGAGATTTTGGATAAATGACACCTCCACCGATTTTGAAAAAACGGATTTATTAATCGAAAAATCTACCGATGTGGGACTCGATTTAATTGATCCAAAAATACTGAACAAATGGGTAGATTTGGGCAAATTTTTATGGAAAGAAAAACCTTTTTAA
- a CDS encoding ABC transporter ATP-binding protein — MIKAKNIYKYYGDLQVLKGVDLEVATAEVVSIVGASGAGKTTLLQILGTLDKASETQKNQTSILLDGVEIAAMSDKAISKFRNENIGFIFQFHQLLPEFSALENVCMPAMIAGKSLKEATPRALELLSFFGLKNRATHKPLQLSGGEQQRVAVARALMNQPKVIFADEPSGNLDSKNAEELHQLFFDLRNEFGQTFVIVTHNKDLAEMADRKIMMKDGNLV; from the coding sequence ATGATTAAAGCTAAAAACATATACAAATATTACGGCGATTTGCAAGTCCTAAAAGGAGTGGATTTGGAAGTTGCTACCGCCGAGGTGGTCTCTATCGTGGGAGCCTCGGGCGCAGGAAAAACCACGCTTTTGCAGATTTTGGGCACGCTAGATAAAGCCTCAGAAACCCAGAAAAACCAAACCAGCATTTTGCTCGATGGGGTGGAAATTGCGGCAATGAGCGATAAGGCCATTTCTAAATTCAGAAATGAAAACATTGGGTTTATCTTTCAATTTCACCAATTGTTGCCCGAATTTTCAGCTTTGGAAAATGTGTGTATGCCTGCTATGATTGCAGGGAAATCGCTCAAAGAGGCCACGCCTCGCGCGCTGGAATTGTTGTCTTTTTTTGGGCTTAAAAACCGAGCTACGCACAAGCCGTTGCAGCTCTCTGGTGGCGAGCAGCAGCGTGTGGCGGTGGCGCGCGCGTTGATGAATCAGCCCAAAGTGATTTTTGCCGATGAACCTTCGGGGAATTTGGATTCTAAAAATGCCGAAGAATTGCACCAATTGTTTTTTGATTTAAGAAATGAATTTGGGCAAACCTTCGTGATTGTAACGCACAATAAAGATTTGGCCGAAATGGCGGATCGTAAAATTATGATGAAAGATGGTAATTTAGTATGA
- a CDS encoding ABC1 kinase family protein: MKTVDKIPTSKISRTGKFLKTGAKIGVNYINYYKDKWTGNTEEAKQKLNENNAEDIYQSLSQMKGSALKVAQMLSMEKNILPSEYVEKFSLSQFSVPPLSAPLVQKTFKKYFGKNPNNLFDEFALNASFAASIGQVHKAKLNQKELAVKIQYPGVAESISSDLAMVKPIAVKMFNLKGKDKEKYFKEVERKLIEETDYELEVQQSQEIAKACAAIPHLKFPRFYPELSSPRIITMDWMHGKHLSEFIQENPNEKQRQQIGQALWDFYMFQIHILKKVHADPHPGNFLVNRAINLIALDFGCVKHIPNDFYTPYFDLIQPEKINNHTYFLKKMRELEIIQPDDSPQEITFFIETFHRMITLFTRPFNQEYFDFSDESFFDEIYKLGENFSKASQARKANGNRGSRHFIYMNRTFFGLYSLLSALKPKKIKINQYKSYQ; the protein is encoded by the coding sequence ATGAAAACTGTTGACAAAATTCCTACTTCTAAAATTTCACGAACGGGAAAATTTCTAAAAACTGGCGCGAAGATTGGCGTGAATTATATTAATTACTATAAAGACAAATGGACTGGCAACACCGAGGAGGCTAAACAAAAATTAAACGAAAACAATGCCGAGGATATATACCAATCTCTCTCGCAGATGAAGGGAAGCGCACTGAAAGTTGCACAAATGCTGAGCATGGAAAAAAATATTTTGCCAAGCGAGTATGTAGAGAAATTCTCGCTTTCGCAATTTTCAGTTCCACCTTTATCGGCACCCTTGGTGCAGAAAACTTTTAAAAAATATTTTGGCAAAAATCCTAATAATTTGTTCGATGAGTTTGCCTTAAACGCTTCGTTTGCCGCAAGCATTGGGCAAGTACACAAGGCTAAACTGAACCAAAAAGAACTGGCTGTGAAAATTCAATATCCTGGTGTAGCCGAAAGTATCTCATCGGATCTAGCAATGGTGAAACCTATCGCGGTAAAAATGTTTAATCTAAAAGGTAAAGATAAAGAGAAATATTTCAAAGAGGTAGAGAGAAAATTGATCGAAGAAACGGATTATGAGCTGGAAGTACAACAAAGCCAAGAAATTGCAAAAGCCTGCGCTGCAATCCCTCATTTAAAATTCCCTAGATTTTATCCCGAGTTGTCTTCTCCGCGCATCATCACTATGGATTGGATGCATGGCAAGCATTTATCTGAATTTATTCAAGAAAACCCGAACGAAAAACAGCGCCAGCAAATTGGTCAAGCATTGTGGGATTTCTATATGTTTCAAATTCATATTCTTAAAAAAGTGCATGCAGACCCGCATCCAGGGAATTTCCTTGTGAATCGAGCAATAAACCTCATTGCTTTGGATTTTGGTTGTGTAAAACATATTCCGAATGATTTTTATACGCCTTATTTTGATTTAATTCAACCAGAAAAAATTAATAACCATACCTATTTTCTAAAAAAAATGAGGGAATTAGAAATTATTCAGCCAGATGATAGCCCGCAGGAAATTACTTTCTTTATTGAAACTTTTCATCGCATGATTACATTGTTTACACGCCCATTCAATCAAGAGTATTTTGATTTTTCAGATGAAAGTTTTTTTGATGAGATTTATAAATTGGGAGAGAATTTCAGCAAAGCCTCCCAAGCGCGAAAAGCCAACGGGAATCGAGGTTCTAGACATTTTATCTACATGAATAGGACATTCTTTGGCTTGTATAGCTTGCTAAGTGCTTTAAAACCTAAAAAAATAAAAATTAATCAGTACAAAAGCTACCAGTAA
- a CDS encoding winged helix DNA-binding protein, giving the protein MNYDLLEELIGTLKKFEAENTKQNVNLNDFREYLNELAFQKESPKRIIPSKGQPLQALNNDLCKQLIMTGRFAKLALKKGMAKFPELINEDFTYLYRLSDYPCLNKMQLIEKNAHEKQYGLVIIRRLIQHGLIQEKENPKDKREKLIAVTPKGQQLIADSMSDVNRTATLIGGNLSEDEKDNLLNLLKKLNNFHSMIYTQYKNESIEDIENANLI; this is encoded by the coding sequence ATGAATTATGATTTACTTGAAGAGCTTATCGGCACATTGAAAAAATTTGAAGCCGAAAACACAAAGCAAAATGTGAATTTAAATGATTTTAGAGAATATTTAAATGAACTTGCATTCCAAAAGGAAAGTCCCAAACGAATTATCCCCTCTAAGGGACAGCCACTACAAGCGCTTAACAATGATTTATGCAAACAATTGATTATGACAGGAAGATTTGCCAAATTAGCTTTAAAAAAAGGTATGGCTAAATTTCCAGAGCTAATCAATGAGGATTTCACTTACCTATACCGCTTGAGCGATTATCCTTGCTTGAACAAAATGCAATTAATTGAGAAAAATGCACACGAAAAGCAATATGGCTTAGTAATTATTCGGCGATTGATTCAGCATGGTTTAATACAAGAAAAAGAAAACCCAAAAGATAAACGCGAAAAATTAATTGCCGTAACGCCAAAAGGTCAACAATTGATTGCCGATTCAATGAGCGATGTAAACCGTACCGCTACCTTGATTGGAGGCAACTTATCGGAAGATGAAAAGGATAATCTTCTGAATTTATTAAAGAAGCTAAACAACTTTCATTCAATGATATATACACAATACAAAAATGAATCAATAGAAGATATCGAAAACGCAAATCTTATATAA